DNA from Denticeps clupeoides chromosome 7, fDenClu1.1, whole genome shotgun sequence:
agggtggtagtagcctagtgggtaacacctatgaaccagtagacccaggttcaaaccccacttactaccatcgtgtccctgagcgggacacttaaccctgagtgtctccaggggggactgtccctgtcactattgattgtaagttgctctggataagggtgtccggaaaatgctgtaaatgtaattacatttcaatttttcattatttatcagTCTTATcccgacagggacagtcctgctcggggacaccatgggcagtaagtggggtttggagcCACCACCCCTCCCTCCTGCCCGCTCCCCCTCTTTAAACCAGCCCCTTTCCCGCTGCGCGCCTCCGTCTGCTTCCTCCCTCGGTCGCTCGTTCGTGTCGGAGGCGGAGGGGAGAAAGTTTGCGGAACCGTCGGCGTGAACTTTACCTGGACGGGGGGGAGAAACCACGGACCCGGGAATCAATGTTGGGGTCACCTGAAAGGACGCGCGGTCCGAATCTCACCTAAACGGTAGGCGAGCGTCCGCCCTTCCAATTAAACAAGCAGGCACTTTACGTGCGTTCAAACGTAACCGAGCACTTTATTACGCTTTATTACACAAAACGCGGAATGCACACGAGTGGAATCGGCGTGAAATGCTTCTTCCTCCTTTATTCGCCGTTAATTGGCGTCTCGGGTGCAGGCGCGTCCTCCCCTGGACGCGGGGCCGCCCGAACGCGTCCTCAACTCGGGACAAACTGCGCGGAGCGGAGCGCAGCGCTCGGGGCGCGTTCGCCGACGTCGCGTACGCGGAGGGCCCGCAAGGTCGAACGTCCGGATCGCGGGGAGGAGGAAccggcccccccccccccacccagcaGGCAAACTTCAATTACGCTTCTACCAACTCGCTTCCTGCTTCGGCGTCCCGGACGTTGCCAGACGCGCGATGGCTTTCGGCGCGCACGCATCCAAGAAGGTGCCAAAAGAGCCACGCTGGACATCACACGCAGGACTGGTGAACCTCGGTCACCACGAGCCACGAGAAACGTCCCCCTTGTGGTTCTGTGACCGTGCGCCGGGACAGCTGGCCAATTAGTGAGAGTgagcagaacatttacatttaccagacggccttatccagtagtaacagggacagtccccccctggagacactcagggttaagtgtcctgctcagggacacagtggtagtaagcgtcacccactaggctactaccgcccagaATTAACCCGACGGGAAATCTGGGAGCCCCTTGTGGCATGACAGCAATCCGGTGGCGAACCCGGGCGGCCAGCTGCCTTCACGCGGTGCGCAGGGGAAGTAGGCAATTACCCAATAATGTCGGGACGTCTTCTGCAGCCACCCCGCCATTAACGTGAAGCACGGCCGCGGTCGGCTGTCACGTCTGGACTTCGTCTCCCCGGTGGCTGCAGGTGCCGGACGGGCGGGGGGGGGTAATTGCGTTTCAGGCCTCCGCTCGGAGGGAGGGGAGCCGCCTCCGGCCCATCACTTTCTCTCCCCGAAGCGCATTGGGTGTCGGCGGGTTACTCTCGGTGTTCGTGTCACCGTTTCATCTCCAAGAGGTGCTTCTCGCGAGGCTGTAAAACTCTGATTAAGCTTCACCGAGCGTTTAATCCACCATTTATCATCCCGGCATTTTCGGCCTTTCGCATCGGGCGTGACCGCGAGTGTCCGAAGGGTGAAAGGGCACGCAGTCGAGGTCCCACGCGGGCTGCCAGGCCCCGGCCAGGCGCATCGTTGCAGTAAGCGGAGCGTGGGGCCCGGTGAACCACCGCGGCACCGTCCGCAGCGCGTGTGGGCGCCTGCCTGATCCCTCGGCTGCGAGTGATCCCCGTCCAAGAAAAACACGCTCCAGCGTTCTCGAGACCGCAAGACTGGCATCGCTTTTCTCACTGATCATTGCACGGAAGCAATCGGGGCGACTTGAGATGCGCCTCGGGCACCTCGGCTGCTCGTAAACATTCCCGAAATCCGACGGGCCCTGTCACCGCGTGCGATTTGCATAGTGCGGGATCACATTAGAGTTACACCTGGTGTCTTGGGGGAGGGTGTGCCCTAAACCGAAATTGAACGGCTGATGTGATTGATGGTTTCTTCTCGCTCAGCGGGCAGGCGTGCCCGCCAAAGCTCCCTCACGAAACTCCAGTAGTTTCTTTTATTTGGGGCTTCCTCTCATtctccaactttttttttttttttttttggtgaggggGGTGTTGTTGTTCGGCCGATTCTCTGTCATGCTCCCTAAATCTGATTGGCCTGAGGGTGGGTGGTTGCTTGCTGACTCCACATCGTTGGCATTCTATGCATTCTCCCTTTAAGGGAAAAAGGGCCCTTTCATCTCTGTCACCTACCCATCTCTCTTATTCCAACCAGAAATTGACACCTGGCGTTACTTCTGGGCTTGGAAACGCGTCAGACTTTTGACTCATGGCTTGAACCCTTGACATTACAAAACAAACCGATGAAGTCTGGTGCAGGACCACACTGATTCAGAGCACCTCGCGTTCCTATAGACGCTCACTGGATACATCGACATTTCCGATGGAATTTGAGCCGGGGAACAGAATAAGATTATACCTTCTTTGAACTGCTCAGAGAGACAACTGGATGTGTGGTGGTGTCACTCTCCCCCTGGTGGTTACTTGGAGATGTGCATGTGCCAAAACCTtacaatcacatttacatttacagcatttaccagacgcccttatccagagcgacttacaatcagtagttacagggacagtcctcccctctggagacactcagggttaagtgtcttgctcagggacacaattgtagtaagtgggatttgaacctggctcttctgattcgaggcgagtgtgtcacccactaggctactaccaccctacattacattcatttggcagatgcttttatcaaGAGAGAGACACCGAGTTGCTCCCAGAAGGGTCTTGGAAGAGAGTTGGAGCGGCATTCTATTCAGGAGAGCTCGCGAGATAAAGAGAGACGCGTCCATTTTAACACTCTTTACAGGCAGCTGTAAACATTTTTAACCACCTCGACAGGAAAGACGTTGGCGCCGTTTTTAAATGCGATGCGTTTCGCTGGAAAGAATTCCGAAGCACGTGACCGAAATCACGGTGGTGGGAAAgagtttggagtttttttttttttaaattgtcctTTCGACAGTTCCCTGCTACGTTAAGAAACAGTTCCTTCAACTGGATGGTTATGGCTGTCCACATACCATGGTTGTTAGTGGTTTCTCTTTGATGTGGGACGAGGAGGCCAGCATGGATAATGAGTTTCACCAGGCTTGTCCATCTGGTGAAGCTCTCAGACCTTCAGAATGTTAAAAATTTGTGTAAAAGTAATTTCATTACACACCACAAGTATATTATCTGGTCTGTAATGCTGTTGATATATGTAGGCTGATTCAGTGGGAGAAAATGTCTGTAGAGACGACAAATAATAGCAGGACATTTTCACTCAAGATGGTTGAAAGGTCCATTAACCATGAATGTCTGTGAGAGCGATGAACTCACAGACATATCGGGCGCAATATCGGCTGGCGCTTCGGTCTCGGGTGGCAGTTCGTGGGTTGATCTGTGACGAGGAAACTGAACTGAGGCCCCGAGCAGTGATCTGCGGCTTCTGCGAGGTGTTTCGGGGAGTTCGTTTGAAAGGCGTTGGAGGATTCAGTGCAAACCCCCGAGTACTGGTTGAAAGTGGTCGAAAACATCGGGTTTAAAAACAATACCAAAAAGCCATCATCAGGGTCAAAGGGTAAACAGCATAGAACACAATGAATACgaaaaaaggtaaataaattCAGTGTATGAGTTTgcaatgtttgtttgtttgttttggtcaCCTTTTTATAGTGTTGTGTTTGGTGGTCGTGGTTGTTGGAGCACCCCCTGGTTCCCTGGCGGTGTATTGGCGGTCAAGACAATGTCGAAATGccagaaatgtctttttttcttgaaatcaTGACCCATTTTCATGCTACTGAACTACCCCTTTCACACATATAGTCTGGTTGTTGCTGTAACACTATTACATTTAAGAGATGCTGGACATTTCTACAACCAAAACACTTTCCAAGATGGACTTCTGGAACCCCTTTAGAGCGTCAGACTTTGTTGAGATCGTTTTGACTTTAAACTGTCCCTTTAAGCTCCATTACAAGCTTTACTTCACTCTGGcgcatatttattttttacgaCTCTGCCGAGAATGAAATTGGCTTGGTCTTTGAAATCCAAATCTCatgatctttctttctttctttctctcattcaGTTGATACGTCTTGGGAGTGATGCACTGGCTTCccctggttgccatggtgattgCCTCGGCCTTGCCCTTCCCCCAAAGCCCTCAGGTCAGGATTGTTGCTGCGGAGACTGTCCAGAACTTTGACAATGGCAGCTCGGACATTAACAGCAGCCTTGTCAGAACTGACCGTGTGACTTTGGACTACAAATCTGAAAATGTTTCGAAAAAGGACTACAAACTGGTGGCTAGCGAGGAGACGTACAAGCCTCCTCCCACATCAGCAGGCCAGGCTAGCTACCCTGCTAAAAGCACGCCGGGAGACTACAGCTCCGGCTCCAGGACTCGGCAGGCGTTACACATGTACAAGGCGAAGCACCGGCAAGCTGGCATGAAATCAAAAAGCAGTTTGCTGGGCAGCACTGCAGACGTCCGCGACTCAGAGGAACAGGGCAGCAGTGCTGAAGACAGACTCAGAGATCCTCAGGACTACAAAATGCATAGCCACCAAAGCCTGGACAGCTACAACGACCACGACAACCACATCCTACTGGACTACAAATCCAAGCCTAGCGGGCTTAGCCAGCGAGATGGCACTGATGTCCCGACTCTCCAGCTGGAGGAGACAGATATAAGGACAGAAAAGGCTGAGTCAGGATTGGAAAAGGGTGAACTGGACAACAGTGTTTTCCCACTGAGTAGCCCAATAAGCAGTCCTGAGAGCAGCACAGACGGGGCGTGGCAGAGAGCACAGCCCCAGGGCGATACAGTAGACCGGACCTTGCAGGGAGGGCTGGGACTGCAGAAGGAACTGGGGGTGGATCTGGGCCTTGGGATAGGCCTGGGCAATGGAGGATTACAAGGCGGAGATGAGTTGTTGTTTCTGGATTCGCACCCGAGGGTTCTGTTCTCTTCGTCGCCTTCGCCGCCCAAACACCCGCCCCTGCTGCTCATGCTGGAGAAGGGCCTGCTGTCTGAGGAGGACGATGGCAGCGGAGAGGAAAAGCCAGCGGGTGCAGAGGGACGGAGCTCATATAAGAGCGTGCTGCTCGGCGTCACGGACGCACCCTCCACGGGCCACCGCTCTCAGCGCAAGCGGCGCAGTATACCACAGCACGGGACGCAGGGACGCGAGCGGGCGGTGTGCGAGGAGAGGAGCGACTGGGTGACAGACAAAACCAAAGCAGTGGATATCCACCTGCGTGTGGTGGACATTATGCCAGAGGTGATGACGCAGACGGGTCCTCTGAAGCAGTACTTCTACGAGACGAGTTGCACTAGCGAGGACCACAGCGAGGCGCGGGCCGATAAACCGGGCGGAGGCTGCCTTGGTGTGGACAAGCGCCAGTGGCTGAGCAAGTGTAAGACCAAGCACTCGTACGTGCGGGCGCTTACTTCCTACAAAGGCCGGAATGGCTGGCGCTGGATTCGCATCAACTCATCTTGTAGCTGTGTTCTTCTCGCACGGGCGAAAAGGCAGTAGGGAAGATGGAGGGAGCTGATGGGGAAGGAAGGGCGAAGTGATGGGGAGACAAGGGTGGAGTGTTCCAAATGAAAAGACAGAGGGTCTGTCTCAATACCCAGCCGCATATCTAAGCATTTTAACAGTTAGACAATCCAGTTGGATACCCCAACATATTACTTAGCTACATTATTGATCATGCTAAGGCAAACATTACAGGCACCTATGAAGACTCATACGTCCATTAGTGAACACCACACTCATCTGTGTGCTAGCTGCTAAatagctattaaaaaaaaaacattgaatttgAGTGAGGTCTCAGAACCAGCCAGCATGATGACCTACCTTGGTTTTCCGAAAAATCCCAGTTTAGTATAAATAAATCAGTGATTACCACCTAAATGAAAGTTTTCCCAAAATTTTGGATCTGTTACCCGCCTAAAAAATTTGGGGAAGAAATGGCCTAAGGTGCGCTAGCATGCAAACCAATTAATAAtttagcaaaacaaaaaaaaagcccaccgAATAAATCTATGAATTTCAACTCTTACTAACATAGAGTTGTTTTTGAAGGATCCTTGATTAAAACAAAAGTCTTTGTTTTAGGGGCTAGCTTGCGAAGATTTGGCCGAAAAATTACCTGAGGAGACATAACTAGCCTTCTTGAAAATAGCTAGCGGGCATGTTATCCTACCTTGGTGTTGCAAAAACGTTTATTGTACCTACCAAGATAAATACATTCTTTCGAAAACTGTGGGGCTCAAGCTAGCTAACATGCTAAACTACTGTGGGATCACAAAACTATAAACTagaaatacatgtaaataaGTAGATTGTCACCCATCTTGGACCTTGCTCAAACATGCCCTGTGATAACCTAAGAATGACTAGCATGCTAAATACGGATTTATCTTCTTAAAAAAATGCCTgttgcattgcattgtgggatttcAGGCAGCTCATAGTGAGGCAGACCCAGACAtgtaggaagaaaaaaaacatgacgaGTCCGACTCCCCTCCTATATAAGCTTATGTCCAGATGCCCTTACTTTTACCTCTGCAAAGCCCCTACAAATCATCTTTCCTTTCCACACTTGTGTGTATCCCGTTACAGTCTCAGTGTGCTTGACTACCAGAAAAAACAAGACAACCTCATCAGAAAGAAAATGTCTGACTCATATTGATTTTTAAGTTATTATTTGTTCATTAGTATGTTAGCATGGTATTTTGATATTAATATATGCATTTCCCTGTATATGGTATGTGAACGTTGTGCTATAACATGTGTAAGTATGTATCTATGTATATAAGGAGATGGTATGTGAATGTATGCGTAGATTATTTACCCTTGTTAATGTCCTGAAGTGAGATTTCCAGCAGTTTATTGAGCTCAAATGGAAAAACACAGGCCCGTGCTCCCTGAAGAAAGCATTTCTTGGTTTTTACTTGATTTCTGAACTTCTTGGGCAGTTGTTTTGTCATCTGAGCGAACAGGGACATAAAGGGTTAGCGCAATTTGTCTCAAATTTGGCTTAGTGCTGTGCTGAAATCTGCCgccctgctcctcctcctcctcagtctGTTTAATTACAGGCGCGTTGAAATTTTGAAAGCAGACAAATGGCCGCCCTCGCATACAGGGGTAGCTGCCTGTCAAAAGacggcaaaaaagaaaaatgtgaattcGGAGGACTTGAAAGCCGGCCCTTCGCGAAAAATCAGTCTGAACACGCGCGTCCCTCGGAGTGTAGGTACAGTACGGGAACGCACGGCCCACGAACTCACAAAGAAAAGGAAATCTGACCGGAAGGCGAATGTGGTTaaacatgaagtgaagtgaacatAAATGTCGATTTATAAGAGTATAAATAGTAGTATTTGGAAATGAGTATGAGGTCATGACCGTTGGAAAATATACGCCGGTGGAAATATACACCAACCGTGGCAGCAACAGACAGATTATGGACCTGAGCGGCTGCTGTTCCTGTCTCGGCCAAGTGGGGCATTGTATCTGATTTATAGAAATCGACTCTGTATGAAAAAATGGATTTCTCAGTATTGTTTTTATAAGTGGACTGATTTATTTGTTACctaattaaagagaaaaaaaactatgttaAAACACAGAGTCGTGTGTAATTTGTAATTTACTGGGTGGCGCCCCGCCCGCATTCACACCGGAAGAAGTAGCACCTGTACACCAGCTGTAGAACCATGTTgaagcactttatttttattgtagacTCATTATCGTCATCATCATTGTTTATTTTGCAGGCGTCATTTTCAATTTTGAGTCGATGTCAATCCTGatcattattaacattttaaatcataACACAATTTTTGTCCTCGAAATTTACACATACAAGTAGCATATTTTTAATgaccatgtttttttaatatttcatatttttttaaactagataaaattaaattacagtcaaaagtattaaatgaaaaatgtacataCAGATATTCAATACAtacataaagaaaataaatatagttatcataaaaattaaaaaataaaaatgaaaatacacacattttacaaattgtTCCCAAGCTCATCTTTGTATCTTAGtttatacatgtaaatattaatattctttttttttttttaattcacattgtcttttttccaccaaaatgtaaatgttttttcttcattgtcATCTTGGCTGTTTCACATGCATCACAACTCAGAATCTAAACCCCGCCTCTCGCTCACCTCTCTTCTCTATATTTCTCTGTCTGGTCCCTGTTGAACAcgcattttttttcataatattttGTCTTGTTATGGCTTGCATCGGTAGAATCAGTCTGTCCAACAGGACTCTGCGCTCTGCCAGGCCGCTCGGCCTGTTTTATCTCTCCCTCTCCAGAACCGGAACTTTCGTTTGTTCCTTCTCACTGTTTATTTAACTGCTACACAACCGAGCAACCGAGGAGGACACTCGCCTCGCCGACATGGCCGCCAGACTCACTTGCGCATGCAGGCCGACTTCACTGTTCGGTTTCCGCGTCTCCTCGGTCCAGGGTGGGGGGCCGGCATGGCTCTGCAGAGGGCCCGGCGGATGGAGGGCCCTGAGGCAGATGGGGGTGGAGGGGTAGGGGTTGGAGTTGGTGAGGGGGGCCACATGATTCAGCGCATCACCCGACCTGGTCCAGGGGCTCTGCTTTGTCACCCTTGTCGGGCCCACCCATCTTCTGCCCTCTCCAGCTCGAGCAAAATGGCTGCCGGTGAGGGGCACACTTTATTGCAGCACTCTGATGGATTCTAAAAAgtgagcaataaaaaaaaaaaaaaaaaaaacacaactatgGCAGCACCATAGAAAGAAAAGTTCGAGCCACAATGGACGTCACTGGAGGTCATCAGCACAAACACAGATTGTGACAAAAGAACTACAGAGAGAAAGATAAAACAGTCGTTTTCATTCCGTCTCAGCATTCCCGAGTCGAATCACGCAATCTATTTCATACATTCTTCATGTCTTCTGTCcttattttacatgtttgatCTTCCAGCATTGCCAGCATCTTGTCTTCTTCCCTTCTCCCTCGGTTATTGCAGAATGGTCAGACCAGTAgatttaatatttataaatatactCATTgcttttcaggttttttttttccacgaatgaatgaatgcagaaTGCAGGTGGTTCCCCAGGGTGATGTCGATCCCTGTGaaggggaaataaaaaataagaaaaagaggTTActatgacagacacacacacacacacacacacgtacacacataagGCCTGGGGCTTTTCTTCACACCTGACACAGAAGACAAGCAGCTTTTAAAGCCGTCTAATGATATTCCAACCCTTCAAATCCTGAGAAACTGGAAGTGCAGTTGCCATTATGGCTCATTCAGGCCACAATGAATAATACAAGAAACCACAGCTTCAAAAACCAGACAGAGTTTTAAC
Protein-coding regions in this window:
- the ntf4 gene encoding uncharacterized protein ntf4, whose protein sequence is MHWLPLVAMVIASALPFPQSPQVRIVAAETVQNFDNGSSDINSSLVRTDRVTLDYKSENVSKKDYKLVASEETYKPPPTSAGQASYPAKSTPGDYSSGSRTRQALHMYKAKHRQAGMKSKSSLLGSTADVRDSEEQGSSAEDRLRDPQDYKMHSHQSLDSYNDHDNHILLDYKSKPSGLSQRDGTDVPTLQLEETDIRTEKAESGLEKGELDNSVFPLSSPISSPESSTDGAWQRAQPQGDTVDRTLQGGLGLQKELGVDLGLGIGLGNGGLQGGDELLFLDSHPRVLFSSSPSPPKHPPLLLMLEKGLLSEEDDGSGEEKPAGAEGRSSYKSVLLGVTDAPSTGHRSQRKRRSIPQHGTQGRERAVCEERSDWVTDKTKAVDIHLRVVDIMPEVMTQTGPLKQYFYETSCTSEDHSEARADKPGGGCLGVDKRQWLSKCKTKHSYVRALTSYKGRNGWRWIRINSSCSCVLLARAKRQ